A part of Fusobacterium sp. SYSU M8D902 genomic DNA contains:
- a CDS encoding radical SAM protein, which produces MPRCGSQIPICDVPIRFDTYKGCSHGCKYCFVFRKIDIKNIKLDETPSALLNFIKGKRSQETNWCSWDIPMHWGGMSDPFQPCEKIHRNSYKCLKALAETKYPFIVSTKGKLIADPEYLELLKQCNAVVQISLVSPLYDKIELGAPTYEERIEIIEKVAKVAKRVIVRIQPYMREAKKDILDNLERYKKIGVYGITLEGMKFAKKVKGMEKVGADYVYPLNLLRKDFEEIKLKAHSLGLRVFIGENRLRNMGDNLCCCGIENLEGFTGNTYNLNHLLYDKENINITKIMEEKGTARVFATLYQNTVANNYMKDKSFKEVMEVIAKDKKYTEILGK; this is translated from the coding sequence ATGCCAAGATGTGGAAGTCAAATTCCTATATGTGATGTTCCTATTAGGTTTGATACTTATAAAGGATGTAGTCATGGTTGTAAATATTGTTTTGTATTTAGAAAAATAGATATAAAGAATATAAAACTAGATGAAACACCCTCAGCATTATTAAATTTTATAAAAGGAAAAAGAAGTCAAGAAACCAATTGGTGTAGTTGGGATATTCCTATGCATTGGGGTGGTATGTCTGATCCATTTCAACCTTGTGAAAAGATACATAGAAACTCATATAAATGTTTAAAAGCATTAGCTGAAACTAAATATCCCTTTATAGTAAGTACAAAAGGAAAACTTATAGCAGATCCTGAATATTTGGAATTACTAAAACAATGTAATGCAGTAGTTCAAATATCTCTAGTTAGTCCTTTATATGACAAGATAGAACTAGGGGCTCCTACATATGAGGAAAGAATAGAGATTATAGAAAAAGTAGCAAAAGTAGCCAAGAGAGTAATTGTAAGAATACAGCCATACATGAGAGAAGCAAAAAAAGATATCTTAGATAACTTAGAAAGATATAAAAAGATTGGAGTATATGGGATAACTCTTGAAGGAATGAAATTTGCTAAAAAAGTAAAAGGAATGGAAAAAGTAGGAGCTGACTATGTATATCCATTAAACTTATTAAGAAAAGATTTTGAGGAGATAAAATTAAAAGCTCATTCTTTAGGTTTAAGAGTATTCATTGGAGAAAATAGATTAAGAAATATGGGAGATAACCTTTGTTGTTGTGGAATAGAAAACTTAGAAGGATTTACAGGAAATACATATAACTTAAATCATTTACTCTATGATAAGGAAAATATAAATATTACTAAAATTATGGAAGAAAAGGGTACAGCTAGAGTATTCGCTACACTTTATCAAAATACAGTTGCTAATAACTATATGAAAGATAAAAGTTTTAAAGAAGTAATGGAAGTAATAGCTAAAGATAAAAAATATACTGAGATACTAGGGAAGTGA
- a CDS encoding PBSX family phage terminase large subunit codes for MEDIELTFGEHFANLMQDDDFDIALWIGGYGSGKSFTGFLKTVLTGSIEKRRMLVVRKVYATLKDSCFEDLKEAISILNMENEWKYIKSPYEFENLVTGTQIIFKGMDDWRKLKSVKNIDYILIEEADELTLDDIKELRKRLRVKNIRCKLIMMCNPVSRGSSIYKMFFTEQGYNIDENELYEKRLIKFTDKISLDNGEELKQVVMIHHSTYKDNPHLPASFIYELESEKDPRLKRIAKEGKFGADGDLVLYNAVFEKQVYERYVEGRLNRKDQHRGIDWGYSISYTCGLKMAVNSKLNELYVYWEYYNKGKLTKELFKELEPLKEGGRTIYADSASAQTIADFYDAGYNIDGATKGKGSVEYHEQLLRSFSRIVIDIDRCPHTKEEAEECVYKKDKNGDIQAGRYNIDPHSFDAMSYGLDEYDYIPLKERIRKKKYIGVTGGGKN; via the coding sequence ATGGAAGATATAGAACTCACTTTTGGAGAACACTTTGCAAACTTAATGCAGGATGATGATTTTGATATAGCATTATGGATAGGTGGTTATGGTAGTGGAAAATCTTTTACAGGATTTCTTAAAACTGTTCTTACAGGTTCTATTGAAAAAAGAAGAATGTTAGTAGTTCGTAAAGTCTATGCAACTTTAAAAGATAGTTGTTTTGAGGATCTAAAGGAAGCTATATCAATTTTGAATATGGAGAATGAATGGAAATATATTAAATCTCCATATGAATTTGAAAATTTAGTAACAGGAACTCAAATTATATTTAAAGGTATGGATGATTGGAGAAAACTAAAATCAGTAAAAAATATAGACTACATTCTCATAGAAGAAGCTGATGAGTTAACTCTCGATGATATAAAAGAGCTTAGAAAAAGGTTAAGGGTAAAAAATATCAGATGTAAATTAATAATGATGTGTAACCCTGTATCAAGAGGTAGTTCTATTTATAAAATGTTTTTTACTGAACAAGGATATAACATTGATGAAAACGAGTTATATGAGAAACGACTTATCAAATTCACAGATAAAATTAGTTTAGATAATGGAGAAGAGTTAAAACAAGTGGTAATGATACATCATTCTACCTATAAAGATAATCCACATCTTCCAGCAAGTTTTATTTATGAATTAGAAAGTGAAAAAGATCCTAGATTAAAGAGAATAGCTAAAGAAGGTAAATTTGGTGCTGATGGAGATTTAGTTCTATATAATGCTGTTTTTGAGAAACAAGTTTATGAAAGGTATGTTGAAGGTAGATTAAATAGAAAGGACCAGCATAGAGGGATTGACTGGGGATATTCAATTTCATATACCTGTGGTTTAAAAATGGCCGTTAATAGTAAGCTGAATGAGTTGTATGTTTATTGGGAATATTACAACAAAGGAAAATTAACAAAAGAACTATTTAAGGAATTAGAACCATTAAAAGAGGGTGGAAGAACTATCTATGCTGATAGTGCTTCAGCACAAACAATAGCAGACTTTTATGATGCTGGATATAACATTGATGGAGCAACAAAAGGAAAAGGCTCTGTTGAATACCATGAGCAACTATTAAGAAGTTTTTCAAGAATAGTAATAGATATAGATAGATGCCCACATACAAAAGAAGAAGCAGAAGAGTGTGTATATAAAAAAGATAAAAATGGAGATATCCAAGCTGGTAGATATAATATAGACCCTCACAGTTTTGATGCTATGAGCTATGGGCTTGATGAATATGATTATATCCCATTAAAAGAGAGAATTAGAAAGAAAAAATATATAGGAGTGACTGGAGGTGGAAAAAATTGA
- a CDS encoding DUF1804 family protein: protein MSNPTRAPTKEEVREYYEQNNVSLKECANHFGISENTVKSWKKRDKAKGDDWVHLINNSGAPKGAERKSKKQLINKAKSIVIQGGTIKEASEKTGVKESTLQNYSSKENWIEQQERFLKNIYGKLQEEEGEKHIQRRKEAIDYLNYIQKKTMAKLSNGNLDKEYVAVLNTAVNIVQKTIEGQAQLLGIPEMRMNIKKDTDNKAIPTSNDRKITIKVVK from the coding sequence ATGAGTAATCCTACTAGAGCTCCCACAAAGGAAGAAGTAAGAGAATACTATGAGCAAAATAATGTTTCTTTAAAAGAGTGTGCTAATCATTTTGGGATCTCTGAAAATACTGTTAAAAGTTGGAAGAAAAGAGATAAAGCTAAAGGTGATGATTGGGTGCACCTAATAAATAATTCGGGTGCACCCAAGGGGGCAGAGAGGAAATCAAAAAAGCAACTTATAAATAAAGCTAAATCAATAGTTATTCAAGGTGGCACTATAAAAGAGGCGTCAGAGAAAACAGGAGTTAAGGAAAGTACACTTCAAAACTATTCATCTAAAGAAAACTGGATAGAGCAACAAGAAAGATTTCTTAAAAATATATATGGAAAACTCCAAGAGGAAGAGGGAGAAAAACATATACAAAGGAGAAAAGAAGCTATTGATTATCTTAACTATATTCAAAAAAAAACTATGGCCAAGTTATCTAATGGTAACTTAGATAAAGAATATGTAGCAGTATTAAATACAGCAGTCAATATAGTTCAAAAGACAATAGAAGGACAGGCTCAACTATTAGGTATTCCTGAAATGAGAATGAATATTAAGAAAGATACTGATAATAAAGCTATCCCAACTAGTAATGATAGAAAAATCACTATTAAGGTGGTGAAGTAA
- a CDS encoding ParB/Srx family N-terminal domain-containing protein, whose translation MLNLVYIEIEKLKTYENNIKEHTEEQIKTIAKSIQETAFNDPIGITPDYEIVEGHGRYYAAKLLKLEKVPCIVIEGNPEKIRLYRILHNKCCLDTGFDRDKLMYELNSLKIEGIDIEVFGFTDKDLEVAEIEALDAITNESFTSLADEIKNESSIFTISFNFPVDKRERIEEFIKLKTKEYFVNKILEEMEGK comes from the coding sequence ATGCTTAATCTTGTATATATTGAAATAGAGAAATTGAAAACCTATGAGAATAATATCAAAGAACACACAGAGGAACAGATAAAAACTATTGCTAAAAGTATTCAAGAAACTGCTTTCAATGACCCAATAGGTATTACTCCTGATTATGAAATAGTTGAAGGTCATGGGAGATACTATGCAGCTAAATTATTAAAACTGGAAAAAGTTCCTTGTATAGTGATTGAGGGCAATCCTGAAAAGATAAGACTATATAGAATATTACATAATAAATGTTGCTTAGATACAGGATTTGATAGGGATAAATTAATGTATGAACTAAACTCATTAAAAATAGAAGGAATTGATATAGAAGTCTTTGGATTTACTGATAAAGATTTAGAAGTAGCTGAAATAGAAGCATTAGATGCAATAACTAATGAAAGTTTTACTTCATTGGCTGATGAGATAAAGAATGAAAGCTCTATCTTTACTATTAGCTTTAACTTCCCAGTAGATAAAAGAGAAAGAATAGAAGAGTTTATAAAATTAAAAACTAAAGAGTACTTTGTAAATAAGATTTTAGAAGAAATGGAGGGAAAGTAG